From Mycolicibacillus parakoreensis, the proteins below share one genomic window:
- a CDS encoding toxin-antitoxin system, whose protein sequence is MAQPNKGQRRQITPRLAAEVYAEVQRRAQERGMSTSQYVADVMAAHVGRPDLIRELNRTEEALPLAM, encoded by the coding sequence ATGGCACAACCGAACAAAGGCCAGCGGCGACAGATCACGCCGCGACTGGCCGCCGAGGTTTACGCGGAGGTCCAGCGCCGCGCCCAGGAGCGCGGCATGAGCACCAGCCAGTACGTCGCAGATGTGATGGCGGCTCACGTCGGCCGGCCGGATTTGATTCGTGAGCTGAACCGGACAGAGGAGGCGCTGCCGCTGGCGATGTGA